The Babylonia areolata isolate BAREFJ2019XMU chromosome 24, ASM4173473v1, whole genome shotgun sequence genomic interval TGAAACGATCAGTGGTGCTGAATGTtttttacaagaaaggaaagattcatgcatcttccCTGGCCCCTCCTGTCAGAAGTTTGGAATTACACGTGCAGATCTTTTGAAAGGAACTGTAGAGGACTGTGAGGCTTTACTCAGTTGTCCTATGGGTCTTGTGTCTGAAGTATGTCAATTAGTTAGGATATCGAGGATAAAGGATGCAACATTGCATAAATGACACCTGGTCAGAGATTTGCCACCAACCCAACAGCTCAAATTAAAACTGGGGAGGCTCAGAGCAGATGAGGCTCGCCTGcgtaaaaacagaagtaaaccagggggagagagtgcacttcaagattttttagaacttccttttgaaagtgcagaggtcatcagagacagcaggaagaagcaaaaaactgtcaaacagctacctcctacttcagacccagagccagcatgcagcaaagaaaaaaatgacattatcacacaggaactaagaacaactgaggaggtgtcatttcttaaagcaaaactgagtgaaaaagaaagggaactgcaaatcaaggatgctgaaatgactggacttctgttatgtcaaatatgcatatttacaattactctggtgatatctgacagcatagtatcatcatgattgtaaaaaacttgctcatttgttactaaaaaccatatactttgtgactgttttcattgttatttgcatttctgatagcattaagtcttccaaaaaactgtattctacatgcttttctgaacatgcacatatctgaaatgtttttgtagcatgaaaactttctgagatatcagcattataagtcagcatgttatcactgtgaaatcaggccattcgacacttgacaaaactgaatattttgctattttggaggcactgtctctctctaagcatgttcttgagtaggccagaaaaaaattcagcataaactaggtattggtggaaccaagtacagcaaagaacaatgtggtaagtcttcatcttaaaattttatgacagtctaaaaatagcaatttgttaaatctgtcaaaacgcgtcatttttgcacatttttagacgccattttcttaaaaaatactgggtataatgcaatgaaaatttgcatgtgaacttagtttttttatgttctttccaatggtgtaattagtttttagatatgttgaagttcaaaatttaagtggtcctacctaatatatatatatatatatatatatatatatcattcttccATTCCtgaataagacaaaaaaaaaaaaaaaaaaaggatcccccccccccctccaaaaacccCCCAATGTTTTTCTAAGagaacgagatagagagagagagagagagagagagagagagaaagaagtgaaaaagaTTGAGGACAAAACTTTTATAAGAGAGACAAGGTGTGGATGACAACACAGAGATGTTTCAGGTGGtgacggggaaggagggggatgcCTAGCAGTGGAGGGATACCTCAGCAAGCTGCGACTTGTTGAGGCCTGGTCTGTTGGAAATCTTGAAGTGGCGCTTGTAGCGCCGCAGTGTGTTCACAGGGATCTGCAGGAAGTCAATCTGCAACACACAGAGCAGTCAGGGTTTTACCACTACCTTACAGCAGCATCATTTGGACTTTGGTGCGTGCCAATCACATCGTGcaacacagacagcagtcagggtCTTACCACTGCCCCATTGTTGCATGATTCTGCTTTGTTGCATGATTCTGTAGTGTGTCAATCAATGACATCACGATCACGATcatgaaacacatgcacacacagcattCAGGGTTTTACCAATGCCCAGTAGCTGCACCATTTTGGAGTGTGTCAATCAATGACATCATGGAACACAGAGCAGTCAGGGATTTACCACTGTCCTATAGCAGCATCATTCTGCTTTGTGTCAATGACAATGTCGCACAATAAACCAGTCAGGGTTTTACCACTGCAATACAACTACATCATTCTGGTTTGTGTCAGTGACAACATCACACATCAGATCAGTCAGGGATTCACCACTGCTCTGCAGCCACATCTTCTGGTTTGTGTCCATGACAATGTCATGTAACAGAGCAGTCAGCATCTTACCACTGCCCTACAGCTACATCATTCTGATTTTTGTCAATGACGACATTATACAAACAGATCAATTAGGGTTCTATCACTGCCTTACAACATATCATTCTTGTGTGTGTCATATGTCAAGCAATACAGGTCAGTCAGGGTTTTTATGCTACTCTACAGCTACAACATTCTGGTTTGTGTCAATGACATCATAAAGCAGAGCAATCAGGGTTTTACCACTGCCCTACAGCTACGTCATTCTGGTTTGTGTCACTCAATGACAATGTCATACAAGTAACAATAGATCAATCAAGGTTTTACCAGTTCTGTTTTCTTCTGGTGTGTGTCTATCAAGTCATGCACACAGGTCAGTCAGGGTTTTACCACTACCCTACAGTTGCATCATTCTTATTTGtgtcaatgacaacaacatacaacagagCAGTCAGGGTTTTACCACTCCCCTACAGTTACCATTCTGGTGTTTGTCATTCATTTCATGCAACACAGATTAGTCAGCcactactgcactacactacagctaCATCATTCTGGTTTATGTCAATGACAACGACACACAACAAATCAGTCAGGGTTTTACTCCTGCCCTCCAGCTGCATCattctgatgtgtgtgtcaaTCACAACATGTCATGCAACACAGATCAGTGAGTTAATTCAACTAAACCGTGATGTAGAATCAACTGGTAGTAGTATCCCATTCAAATTTCTGGTAGAGTTTCCACTCACTATTGTGAACTGCCAGAATGAAGCAGCTGACTGAACAAAAGAAACTCACTTCAGGGTACTCCTCATCAGCGTCTGGTGACCCTCGGCCATCAgcactctccttcctcctcctcttggtGCGCACACGCTGAATAATATTCTTGTGGTAGTCACAGATATAGATGTGGGCCACCTGCCATCAACAATGTCCTAGGTTTTATCTTCATCTCTTTTGAATGAAGAATCAGAAGATGCATGCGTTATTCAGCTGCAGTACACAATATGTAGTATATAAGTTATAACACTCCAGCAGAATTATTGCTCCTGAAGCATTCAACAAAGAATATTCTAAATAGTGCTTGATCCATATAACGAATGAATACCTAAGGTCTGCTTCACCACTCCACGATACTAACCAAGCGAAACATTCAACATGGAATTTCAATTCTGTTCTTGAGTTGCTTGACTTAATCAGTTACTTAAGTTAAAAGTATTCACTGTATTTCACAACTGATCTTAGAAATTCACATTTCACAGAAATGCATACATTATAATATCTATAATAAATGTTGATATTGCCATATTTCAACACTTGGAAAACTGACAGTAAATGGAAGATCTATACTTGTTCAAGTCCCAACAGTATTAGCAGTTCTAAGCAAAAAGATGTGTAAATTTTATATTTATATAAGTTTTATTTATAACTGTTTTGCTTTGCTGGTTTCATGCCTTGATTCATGctcattgttcttttgttgtaaaTGCTGTAAATTGTGTAAAATATAGattaataaaataacaacaataataaacaattTCACCAAATATAGTTGCAAAACATTTAATAACAGTGACTTAAGCCAACTCACAATTTCAAGTTAAGACTTGTAACAGATAGCTCTGTAACAGAAgggtaaggagaaaaaaaaaaatcctggtacAGTGGCAATGAGAGAAGGACATGGCACAACAGTCCCATACCGAGTCATCACGGACAAGCTTGAGCTTTCTCTGTTGCACAGTTTTCTGGATACGCTTGCTGTAGCTGGCATTGCCTGCCTGATTCTGGCACCGATCCCCATTGTCCAACAGACAGCAGACCTGACCATGTCCACCTCGACTGTCATCCTCTGACGTACAACCATTCGTACTGGAAAAACAAGTTTACATAGCTACAGACTAAATAAAAACTTAACTCTCTGCATGTCATTGAAGACAAGTAATTCAATATTCATTTATATTCTACTTCTCATACAACAACTGTAGTACTACTACAAAaatgatgtcttttttttctcatacaaCAACTGTAGTACAACTACAAAAGTGATgtccttaaacttttttttcattttcttttaagtTCATAATGGAATGGGAACTGCAGGAAAGCTGAAATAACAATTTAACATGAACAAGTATATAAATTTTGTCAACAAACATGAAATTTGCACAACACTGTGGCAGTCTTGGTCATGgcaccattagtagtagtaccaTGATTATTCATGAAGTGATGAACACTGCCAGGAACAGAAATAATATCCATGCATAATTATGATATATTAAAAATATCAGCAACTGTATGAATGAAGAAGGATGGGAAttggaagttaaaaaaaataaaaataaaaatgaaaggtGTGTAGTAGACtagtacagacagagaaaggatttGGTTGCCAGAGAAAAGATGGAATaataatataaagaaaagaagataatatGGAGGAAGAAAACTGATACTACAGCCATAGGTGAAAGGGAGGAAAAGTAAGacatttttcctttttgtctctctctctccccccttttacagttttaggttttgttttgttctgcccTTTTGGTCATTGCTATCTGTTTATCATTAAATAAAATGCACAAATTACATCCTTTGCCCTCTTTTAAAATTAATATAATTATAAGTTGTGGCACTGTTTCTCCATTCTCCGGTTGTTGGTATGATCATATGATGAATTAACACATAAATGATAAAGTACCGGTCATCCTAAAATAAGACAAACCAAAAATGTTGACACTAAAGTCATATTATAAAGGAATGGCAGTGAAATCTAACAGCAAGAAACATAAACACGGTAAAGCTGTCTTTAATCTGCAAATCTGTTTTGTCTGCCTGACCACGGTGCAGCCTAAAAAATGGCGAAGCGAATGGACATTGGTTTGACTGCTGTCAAGCTCAAAGTGAATCGTATGACTTTACTGGGAAAGCAAAACTGACCAGATAATACCGAATGAGACTTTAAGACcccacaatgacaaaaaaaagttcTATATCATTCAAATCTTTCTTCGTGGCAACCTACACTGTAGACGTAAATGGGTCGGATTTGACTTTCACTTTTGTCAGTTTGAGGCTTTCTGTTCGGCGCCATGTTGACCCGGCCGTACAACGAACCTAACATAATATTGATTTTCTCGTATAGTTCGATAAGCAAAACTCAGTGACATTCAGTCTAGCAATCTCAAGATCATAGTCACCATTTTCATATCAAGATTTGTTACCGATTTCGCATTTTCCGCACATCAGGTTGCATTTTTGGAATGACTGTGACAAAACTCGTGACGGAACACCACGACTGCAAGGACTCGTGTACCTTTTTATTCACAAGCTTTGTGTCATTGAGCTTCTGGATCACAATAAAAGAGTATTTATAAAGAAAAACAGATATATGGAAACACTAACCTCATGTTAAGAGCTCCTTCCCAACAGTACACTCTCTCAAAGAAACGATAAAACAACAAAGCACGGATCAAAGGCCGTTCCTTTCCAACCAGCCAGCTATTCTGCGTGTACCATCTGTAGAGATGGCGGTGTGTATTTTCAGGTCAGAGGTCAAATGTGACGTCACACAAACCATAAAAGGAGTGTTTGCCCCGCCCACAAAAGACACTTTTCTTCACTTTATCAACATTTCTGCGGGTCTGTTTCTAACAGTCAGTATGAATCTCAGCTCAGTGTGTTCCATATGAAAAAGAGCATACTGTGGTATATGTGCTTTAAGCACAACTTGATATTTTGGCCACAGTCAGCAGTATTCTTCAAATCATGTGATCAAAagatgttgttttatttgttagaATATTAATGAGGACACTGACGACGTCAAAGTTTATTGCGCTGCGATTGGTCACTTTATGCGCCTAATCTGAATCTAACCAATCGGATAGGCGGGAGTTCCTGCAGTTGTTGCCTTACGGTCGACAACTGTGGCGTGGGTCTTCAGCGAATTGCTTCTGTACAGTGTAGAGGAGTATCAGGAAGGTAAGATTTTAACACagatttataaac includes:
- the LOC143298480 gene encoding histone deacetylase complex subunit SAP30L-like, translating into MSTNGCTSEDDSRGGHGQVCCLLDNGDRCQNQAGNASYSKRIQKTVQQRKLKLVRDDSVAHIYICDYHKNIIQRVRTKRRRKESADGRGSPDADEEYPEIDFLQIPVNTLRRYKRHFKISNRPGLNKSQLAEVVAKHFHTLPVNEKETTTYFFYMAKNYKNRLDQKASDVGTS